The genomic stretch GATCGTGCTGACCCGCTTCTTCTTCGCGTCGTAGTAGACGAGGAACCCGCCCCCGCCGACGCCCGAGGAGTAGGGCTCGGTGACGCCCAGGGCCGCGGCGGTGGCCACGGCGGCGTCGGCCGCGTTGCCGCCCTGGCGCAGCACCTCCAGCCCGATCGCCGTGGCGTCGGCGTCGACACTGGTGACGGCGCCACCGGAACCGCTGGCGCTCGGCTGTTTCGGGGTGGGGGCCTCACGGGTGGACGCGGTGGCCGGGCCGGCGGCGACGGCGACAGTGGTCAGGGGCGCGCAGACCACGAGGGCGCCCAGTGCGGCCAGGCCTCGTCGGCGGACTCTCGTCCTGGCCGGCCCGGTCGGGCCGGTCAGACTGGTCGGACTGGTCAGGCTGGTCGGGAACACGATCGGGGGCCGGCTCGACATCGATTCTCCCTGGCAGGCGGCTCGGTGGCGGTACGCGGAATGCCGGCATGCTATCCGGGTCCGGACCACTCCCGGCAACCTTCGGTAACGCCACGGAAGCATGGGGTTAACGGTGGCGGGTGGCGTTGTCGATCCGGCGCCGCCCGCCACCGGCCCTCAGACCGGTACCGCCTCGGCGAGTTCTTCCGCGTCCGGCACCCGCTGTTTCTGTACGAGGGCCAGTCCCGCGTTGGCCGCGGCGAACGCGGCCGCCACCAGGATGCCCCGGTGGAAGGCGTCGACCAGGGCGGTCTGCGGATCGGCGCCCTCGGCCAGACGGCTGTTGGCCAGCGACGTGGACAGGGTGTTCACGACGGCCAGTCCGAGCACCCCGCCGATCTGGTAGCCGGCCGACACCAGCCCGGAGGCCGCGCCGGCGTCGCTGTGATCCACCTCGGACACCGCCGAGATCTGCCCCGGCACGCCGACCCACATGATCCCGAAGCCGAAGAGCGTGAATCCGGGAAGTAGTTCGGCCGCGTAGCTGCCGTCGGCGCCCGCCGTGGTGAGAAGCAGGAGCCCGGCCACGCTCATCACCGCACCTGCGAGGTGCACCGGCCGGGTGCCGATCCGGGTGACGAGGGCGGAGGCCAGGGTGGCCCCGACGATCGCGGCGAGGCCCATGGGCAGGAACTGCACGCCGGTCTCGACGGCCGAGCGGCCCCGCACCTGCTGCAGGAAGATGGCAGCCAGGAAGAACATCGACAGGAACGCGGCGCCGTTCAGGCCCAGCTGCACCGACGACAGGCTGAGCGAGCGGGAGCGGAACATCCGCAGCGGCACCAGCGGGGCGGTGGAACGGCTCTCGGCCCCGACGAACCCGGCCAGCAGCACGACCGCCGCGATCAGGGAACCGAACACCTCGGGGTCGCTCCAGCCGAGCGGTTCGGCGCGGATGACGCCGTAGGTCAGGGCCAGGGTGCCGGTGGTGGCGAGCAGGGCACCGGGAAGGTCGAAGGTGCGCCCGCCCGAGGCGTTCTGGACCCGGCTCTCGCGCACGATCAGCGGCGTGATCACGATGAGGGCGACGGCCACGGGCACGTTCACGAAGAAGACCCAGCGCCAGCTGGCGTCGTCCACCAGGAAACCGCCCGCCACCACACCGAGCGTTCCGCCCAGCCCGGCCAGACCGCCCCAGATGCCGAGGGCGATGTTGCGGTCGCGCCCCGCCGCGAAGGTGACGGTGAGAATGGAAAGGGCTCCGGGGGAGAGCATCGCGCCGCCCAGGCCCTGAACTGCCCGGAGGGCGATCAGCATGTTCGGGGACTGCGCGAAACCTCCGGCCAGCGACGCCAGGCCGAACACGACCAGGCCCGCGACGAACAGCCGACGCCGGCCCAGCAGGTCACCGGCGCGTCCGCCGAGCAACAGGAACCCGCCGAAAACCAGGGTGTAGGCG from Kineosporia sp. NBRC 101731 encodes the following:
- a CDS encoding MFS transporter → MRRSPWSTLAVLALAQFMVVLDVTIVNVALPDMQTDLGFSTDSLQWVISAYTLVFGGFLLLGGRAGDLLGRRRLFVAGLVVFGLASLAGGFAQSPNMLIALRAVQGLGGAMLSPGALSILTVTFAAGRDRNIALGIWGGLAGLGGTLGVVAGGFLVDDASWRWVFFVNVPVAVALIVITPLIVRESRVQNASGGRTFDLPGALLATTGTLALTYGVIRAEPLGWSDPEVFGSLIAAVVLLAGFVGAESRSTAPLVPLRMFRSRSLSLSSVQLGLNGAAFLSMFFLAAIFLQQVRGRSAVETGVQFLPMGLAAIVGATLASALVTRIGTRPVHLAGAVMSVAGLLLLTTAGADGSYAAELLPGFTLFGFGIMWVGVPGQISAVSEVDHSDAGAASGLVSAGYQIGGVLGLAVVNTLSTSLANSRLAEGADPQTALVDAFHRGILVAAAFAAANAGLALVQKQRVPDAEELAEAVPV